The proteins below are encoded in one region of Bremerella sp. P1:
- a CDS encoding GYF domain-containing protein — protein MADQWYYGRDGQHAGPVTSQQLKGLVDNGDLQPTDLVWKEGLSEWIPAKKVKGLFSNAERLDTKTGLLPSNSTKNTVAVSCGNCGARYKVDEAAVVGGRVKCRACANRILVGAELEESFGFPVPDQVVASRELTEEETQIARRRLSAFAQSIPHHAIDEFGTAINISETKLVPCYQIDLQTLYEQRVVEQREAPYEGEQLPTLEVDRQNIAPWEYDFVNRTEFKEFQDELRVDKSQSLHDCGDCGRTGAVPCPDCEGHGQVCCPGCAGSAAVACPQCRGRGVVRQERSIPVEKACWVCNGTGRPSEHIQDVFGSSSRCGQCRGLGKYTDFVSEYYETPCGYCGTTGQVQCGVCGATGAVTCETCNGKTRITCGRCDGRTQLVSFLTIVRTLSPSSSSKLAIDGEIEDPIHSLLRSQIDGESGMLIVGTAAAVGGSSGLEELTEAVGVPILAETIRQLTNNALANLSEQNRVAYQSLTIRQTVAAKIHYSFKVCEYDACLLGEDASPLPLRNPFTDLAESSLKEAISYWQQGEKQKAIENLNLSRAIATKDEMSKTILEEYQEQTPVGLRTAAAATSMMVSARAAMLRGATAVSETIDAVKNSKLGRWLGKLKENGDVQE, from the coding sequence ATGGCAGATCAGTGGTATTACGGTCGAGATGGTCAACACGCTGGACCGGTGACATCTCAGCAGTTGAAAGGGCTTGTCGATAACGGTGATCTTCAGCCGACCGACTTGGTCTGGAAAGAAGGGCTTTCCGAGTGGATTCCGGCGAAGAAGGTCAAAGGGCTTTTCTCGAATGCGGAACGCCTCGACACAAAGACGGGTTTACTGCCTTCCAACTCAACCAAAAACACTGTCGCCGTTTCCTGCGGAAATTGCGGCGCACGCTACAAAGTTGACGAAGCGGCCGTCGTGGGTGGACGAGTCAAATGTCGGGCGTGCGCCAATCGCATTCTGGTCGGGGCGGAACTAGAAGAGTCGTTTGGGTTTCCCGTCCCCGATCAAGTCGTTGCTTCCCGTGAATTGACTGAGGAGGAAACTCAAATCGCTCGACGTCGGCTATCGGCATTTGCTCAGAGCATTCCTCATCACGCCATAGACGAATTCGGGACGGCTATCAATATTTCAGAAACCAAACTCGTTCCATGTTATCAAATCGATCTTCAGACGCTGTACGAGCAGCGAGTGGTGGAACAACGAGAAGCCCCCTACGAAGGAGAACAACTTCCAACCCTCGAAGTGGATCGACAGAATATCGCTCCTTGGGAATACGATTTCGTCAATAGGACTGAATTCAAAGAGTTTCAAGACGAACTTCGAGTAGACAAATCGCAGTCCCTTCATGACTGCGGTGATTGTGGGAGGACGGGTGCAGTGCCCTGCCCAGATTGTGAGGGGCATGGGCAAGTCTGTTGCCCCGGCTGCGCCGGATCGGCGGCCGTCGCTTGTCCCCAGTGCCGAGGGCGTGGTGTGGTGAGGCAGGAGCGAAGCATTCCAGTCGAAAAAGCCTGCTGGGTTTGCAATGGCACTGGTCGTCCAAGCGAGCATATTCAGGACGTCTTTGGTTCGAGTTCACGTTGTGGCCAATGCCGAGGACTGGGAAAGTACACCGATTTCGTCTCGGAGTATTACGAAACGCCCTGTGGCTATTGCGGGACAACAGGACAAGTCCAATGCGGAGTGTGTGGTGCGACTGGAGCCGTGACATGCGAAACCTGCAATGGCAAGACACGCATCACCTGCGGACGATGCGATGGACGTACCCAGCTTGTCTCCTTCCTGACGATTGTCCGAACTCTATCTCCATCCTCATCCTCGAAGTTAGCGATCGACGGCGAAATAGAAGATCCGATACACTCGCTTTTGAGGTCGCAGATCGACGGCGAGTCAGGCATGCTGATTGTCGGGACCGCTGCTGCGGTGGGGGGTTCAAGCGGTTTAGAAGAATTGACCGAAGCAGTTGGCGTCCCGATTTTGGCGGAGACGATCCGTCAATTGACTAACAACGCTTTGGCAAACTTGAGTGAGCAAAACCGAGTCGCTTACCAATCTCTGACAATTCGACAGACCGTAGCAGCCAAGATTCATTACTCGTTCAAAGTTTGTGAGTACGACGCTTGCCTGCTGGGGGAAGATGCGAGTCCTTTACCTTTGCGAAATCCCTTTACCGATCTCGCCGAATCGTCACTCAAAGAGGCCATCAGCTATTGGCAACAGGGCGAAAAGCAAAAGGCCATCGAGAATCTCAACCTCAGCCGTGCAATTGCCACCAAGGACGAAATGTCGAAAACGATCCTGGAGGAGTACCAGGAACAGACTCCTGTCGGACTGCGAACCGCAGCGGCAGCGACATCCATGATGGTATCGGCCCGAGCCGCAATGCTCCGTGGAGCTACCGCAGTGTCAGAAACAATCGATGCGGTGAAAAACTCCAAGTTGGGACGGTGGCTGGGGAAGCTCAAAGAGAACGGTGACGTGCAGGAATAA
- a CDS encoding recombinase family protein — protein MTPAKYVEFAQEKAKEFDVSFDGDVRTIERMMKDGIPNVGDIYLDYGVQGHKKSRPALDQLRTRIETDNSIDVLVIPRRDRLFRPNDPVDGLLLEAEFSKAGITIVYQDKVVPPTKKGARHDLAQLLTGLIDFDRAGADRRDLARKIILAQIRLAERGYSTGGRPSFGFRRSLVTEQGELVRHLQDGERVRMRGCHVVWQPDENKIDLVRRILGLLKNHPANRVARMLNDEGLPSPDAGRFRTDNGVRHLVSGNWNGTTITNIARNPLLVAINAYGRRSMGDQLRLSSDGVRELEETDFREDEQPKVIRNPSDLHVTGQGSFDPIVDPKEREELIQELDRRGATQRAIPRSRNPKMNPLGGRVYDMDCGWLMYRAPYTGSFRYKCGLYDLSHGQQCRHNTIKGPEATAFLLSCIRQRLLARGLWQKLRERLKQIADREASTGQDDSRIAMIQKKQLEVQEELKAVTKSLARAGDRPDLFEAMTSEFDKLKTQEKNLASQMNELKAKASVASEDVAEVEKALELAMNLTELADSKMDDFELPRQLFNLTNVRLFVRFQEVQQGKRTVNQLAGGVVTFGAAEPPIEIYSGPTNRKYVKGRRKNHRNGNPQGKPELEITYPTGESKSLGNRSRGFRNQLELFVQGIEGMDPATRHLVLAA, from the coding sequence ATGACACCGGCTAAGTACGTTGAATTCGCACAAGAGAAGGCGAAGGAATTTGACGTTTCTTTCGATGGTGACGTACGAACAATCGAACGCATGATGAAGGATGGGATTCCGAACGTCGGCGACATCTATCTCGACTACGGAGTTCAAGGCCACAAGAAGTCTCGTCCTGCACTGGATCAACTTCGGACGCGAATTGAGACTGACAATTCGATTGACGTTCTGGTCATTCCCCGGCGAGACCGATTGTTCCGGCCAAACGATCCTGTAGATGGGCTTCTGCTAGAGGCGGAATTCAGCAAGGCTGGCATTACGATCGTTTACCAAGATAAGGTAGTGCCGCCGACTAAGAAGGGGGCAAGGCATGATTTGGCCCAACTGCTGACGGGGCTGATCGACTTTGACCGAGCCGGGGCGGACCGTCGCGATCTGGCGCGAAAGATCATCCTGGCCCAAATTCGTTTGGCTGAACGAGGATACTCGACCGGAGGTCGGCCATCATTTGGCTTTCGCCGTTCCCTCGTGACTGAACAAGGCGAACTCGTACGTCATTTGCAGGATGGAGAACGAGTACGGATGCGAGGGTGCCATGTGGTTTGGCAGCCAGATGAAAACAAGATTGATCTGGTGCGGCGCATCCTGGGGCTGCTAAAGAACCATCCGGCTAATCGCGTGGCCAGGATGTTGAACGACGAAGGGCTTCCTTCGCCTGATGCGGGCCGGTTTCGAACTGACAATGGTGTGCGGCATTTGGTATCGGGAAATTGGAATGGCACCACGATAACCAACATTGCCCGCAATCCTCTCCTTGTGGCGATCAACGCATATGGTCGCCGCTCGATGGGAGATCAACTGCGGCTGTCATCGGATGGCGTGCGCGAACTGGAAGAAACAGACTTCCGAGAGGATGAGCAGCCGAAAGTAATTCGCAACCCCAGCGACTTGCATGTCACAGGGCAGGGGAGCTTTGATCCCATTGTCGATCCAAAGGAGCGCGAGGAGCTAATCCAAGAATTGGATCGGCGGGGAGCAACTCAGAGGGCTATTCCTCGATCACGAAACCCCAAAATGAATCCCCTGGGCGGTCGCGTGTACGATATGGACTGTGGCTGGCTCATGTATCGGGCGCCGTACACCGGTTCCTTTCGGTACAAGTGTGGTTTGTACGACTTGAGCCACGGTCAGCAGTGTCGACACAACACTATCAAGGGGCCAGAAGCGACCGCGTTCTTGCTCAGTTGCATTCGGCAGCGGCTGCTGGCACGAGGTCTATGGCAGAAGCTTCGTGAGCGGCTTAAGCAGATCGCCGATCGCGAGGCCAGTACAGGTCAAGATGACTCGCGAATCGCTATGATTCAAAAGAAGCAGCTTGAAGTTCAGGAGGAATTGAAGGCTGTTACGAAGTCCTTGGCACGCGCTGGTGACCGGCCGGACCTGTTCGAAGCAATGACCTCCGAATTTGACAAGCTGAAGACTCAGGAGAAGAATCTCGCGAGTCAGATGAATGAGCTGAAAGCGAAAGCGTCCGTCGCCTCCGAGGATGTTGCGGAAGTCGAAAAAGCGTTGGAGCTGGCCATGAATCTGACTGAGCTCGCAGACTCGAAGATGGACGACTTTGAACTACCTCGGCAGTTGTTCAACCTAACAAATGTTCGGCTGTTTGTCCGCTTCCAGGAAGTCCAGCAGGGCAAGCGAACCGTCAATCAGCTTGCAGGCGGCGTTGTGACGTTCGGCGCCGCGGAACCCCCCATTGAAATCTATTCGGGGCCTACGAATCGAAAGTACGTGAAGGGCCGACGAAAGAATCATCGGAACGGGAATCCCCAGGGGAAACCCGAGTTAGAAATTACTTACCCTACTGGAGAGAGTAAGTCGTTAGGAAATCGAAGTCGAGGTTTCAGAAATCAGTTAGAACTTTTCGTCCAGGGAATCGAGGGGATGGACCCAGCGACTCGCCACTTGGTTCTAGCTGCTTGA
- a CDS encoding helix-turn-helix domain-containing protein yields MAKKKTQIRHAEIVGQFGARLRELRHSRSMTQAELARHSRITASYVGRMESGGAAPGIDLVGRLAEALGNSIHDLLPADASPDTEAVLREEAKKLADQLISGADRETLLMLCPLLARLGESPTRKR; encoded by the coding sequence ATGGCTAAGAAAAAAACTCAAATTCGACACGCCGAGATCGTCGGGCAATTCGGCGCTCGATTGAGAGAATTGCGCCATTCCCGTAGCATGACTCAGGCCGAACTCGCAAGGCACTCACGTATCACCGCCAGCTACGTCGGCCGAATGGAAAGCGGTGGAGCGGCTCCAGGCATCGATCTCGTTGGCCGACTCGCCGAAGCCCTCGGTAATTCGATCCACGATCTGTTGCCAGCGGATGCGTCACCAGATACCGAGGCGGTTCTCAGAGAAGAAGCAAAAAAACTTGCCGATCAGTTGATCAGCGGAGCCGACCGGGAAACGCTGCTCATGCTCTGCCCGTTGTTGGCGAGGTTGGGCGAGTCGCCGACGAGAAAACGGTGA
- a CDS encoding ArdC-like ssDNA-binding domain-containing protein has product MQFPRLILPDEFFSQLDSAPDITTYVHQRITVALQRSRIPWQVPVSHDPNCGLPTNVRTGGRYRGVNTLLLCDTYETKGYRSKWWGTYEDWAAAGATVKGGQEPTVIVRYCGGDQVESDLAFNAVQVQGADSLLAILTELKTIVPNDEADFGLMGRLIEHHSPDIRFDVGDDRFGPEWNGYITPEPFHDYPNHKSGDYILMQSEGHFMSRADHFSVMLHELMHWAEVRTGWMHCMPLRELVAEMGMHVLGLELGVPHCFDEYNHRKWLKEWNLIFPQDHRLFFWITAQMDRVCDYLLGPILHRKHSDYHDQYRIIPEVNHITGPEFMDFRPKW; this is encoded by the coding sequence ATGCAATTTCCTCGACTGATCCTGCCTGACGAATTCTTCAGTCAGTTGGACAGTGCGCCTGACATCACCACCTACGTCCACCAGCGAATCACGGTTGCTTTGCAACGCAGCCGCATTCCTTGGCAGGTGCCGGTGTCCCACGATCCAAACTGTGGGCTTCCGACCAATGTCCGCACTGGTGGCCGCTACCGTGGCGTCAACACGCTGCTGTTGTGCGACACCTACGAGACCAAGGGATATCGTAGCAAGTGGTGGGGAACATACGAGGATTGGGCTGCTGCCGGTGCGACCGTCAAGGGCGGACAGGAGCCGACCGTTATCGTCCGATACTGTGGCGGTGACCAGGTCGAGTCCGACCTGGCATTCAATGCGGTTCAAGTCCAAGGTGCTGATAGCCTACTAGCGATTCTGACTGAGTTGAAGACCATCGTCCCCAACGATGAAGCCGACTTCGGCCTCATGGGAAGGCTGATCGAGCACCACAGTCCCGACATCCGATTCGATGTTGGGGACGATCGATTCGGTCCTGAATGGAACGGATACATCACACCCGAGCCCTTTCATGATTATCCGAATCACAAGTCTGGTGATTACATCCTGATGCAATCCGAGGGCCACTTCATGAGTCGTGCAGACCACTTCTCGGTGATGCTGCATGAACTGATGCATTGGGCTGAGGTTCGCACCGGCTGGATGCACTGCATGCCTCTTCGAGAGCTAGTGGCTGAGATGGGAATGCACGTCCTCGGACTGGAGCTAGGCGTCCCGCATTGCTTCGACGAATACAATCACCGCAAGTGGCTCAAGGAATGGAATCTCATCTTCCCTCAGGATCATCGACTGTTCTTCTGGATCACGGCTCAGATGGATCGTGTGTGCGACTACTTACTTGGACCGATCTTGCATCGGAAGCACAGTGACTATCACGACCAGTACAGAATCATACCCGAAGTGAACCACATCACCGGTCCTGAGTTCATGGACTTCAGGCCCAAATGGTAA
- a CDS encoding DUF932 domain-containing protein — protein sequence MSAEISFIDGKAEAAFALKSCWWDVAGDYVLDHVPNSEEMIQAAHLDWDVELQPIYDHDGRHIPGHSTTIRSDTGLHLGVMSDSYRVVQNRDAFRFLDNLLKDGIMKYESAGALRGGRTVWVLARMPSVDTVAEGDELQRYILWLNSHDATGALFAIPTSVRVVCSNTAALAIRGQRGIRHIGDMDAKLKQAHKLLSKADEQFTDFSSKAQVLAKSRYSREQANEYVSTLVPQPENEGRSATIHDRKVEAIRTAFRSERNQLASIRGSFWSLFNSVSEAVDHGRFYTYKGNKAESRMSSVLMGPGSDLKRRAFDLAYEMATAS from the coding sequence ATGTCAGCCGAAATCAGTTTCATCGATGGCAAAGCCGAAGCGGCATTCGCACTCAAGTCCTGCTGGTGGGATGTCGCCGGGGACTACGTCCTGGACCACGTCCCCAATAGCGAGGAGATGATCCAAGCGGCGCACCTCGACTGGGACGTCGAGCTTCAGCCCATCTACGATCACGACGGTCGGCATATCCCTGGCCACTCCACGACGATCCGAAGTGACACCGGGTTGCATCTTGGCGTGATGAGCGACAGCTATCGGGTTGTGCAGAACAGGGATGCCTTTCGCTTCCTGGACAACCTGCTCAAGGACGGCATCATGAAGTACGAAAGTGCCGGTGCTCTTCGTGGCGGTCGCACGGTGTGGGTGCTCGCTAGGATGCCGAGTGTGGACACGGTCGCCGAAGGCGATGAACTCCAGCGGTATATCCTGTGGCTCAACAGCCACGACGCAACAGGGGCCTTGTTCGCCATCCCAACCAGCGTGAGGGTGGTCTGCTCGAACACGGCCGCATTGGCGATCCGTGGTCAGCGGGGAATCCGTCACATCGGCGACATGGACGCCAAGCTGAAGCAGGCCCACAAGCTGTTGTCGAAAGCCGATGAACAGTTCACGGACTTCAGCAGCAAGGCGCAGGTACTGGCCAAGAGTCGGTATAGCCGAGAACAAGCCAATGAGTACGTCTCGACGCTTGTTCCTCAGCCTGAAAACGAAGGCCGATCGGCGACCATCCACGACCGCAAAGTCGAAGCGATCCGCACGGCGTTTCGCAGCGAACGGAATCAGCTTGCTTCCATCCGTGGATCATTCTGGAGTCTTTTCAACTCGGTGAGCGAAGCCGTCGATCACGGCCGGTTCTACACGTACAAGGGCAACAAGGCCGAAAGCCGCATGTCCTCGGTGCTGATGGGGCCGGGGAGCGACCTCAAGCGGCGAGCCTTCGATCTCGCTTATGAGATGGCAACGGCGTCCTGA
- a CDS encoding tetratricopeptide repeat protein: protein MADAPTTFDHARQMMQVGEYEKAVIACSHLLQLSPHGEFYCLRAEAYVEIGQLSLAMADVDAALAIDPYNALAHCRKGEIFWANGNIERALSELQIAISQHDGCYEAHNNLGAVHYEAGDFHSAVERFSRALALSPEYGAAYANRGRAYAALDNVMKAEADLVRAIEIIRAPRHLSSAYCSLGLVEFRMEKFIEAADAFDCAKRATGDIEATYLVFGAYAKFQLAESAGDFREQKKWLESAMEDAEIANRRGCEGAALILERIRNALNHVNQPRIHHQEEPMGFGEIRLIRRGPRRVSQPYYGNIQCGGCGLLYWYTQPCCHRCGCPNPHCPY, encoded by the coding sequence ATGGCCGATGCCCCAACAACTTTCGATCACGCTCGCCAGATGATGCAAGTCGGTGAATATGAAAAGGCAGTCATTGCTTGTAGCCATCTTTTGCAGTTGTCGCCGCACGGAGAGTTTTACTGCCTTCGAGCGGAAGCCTACGTTGAAATCGGCCAATTGTCCCTTGCTATGGCCGACGTAGATGCGGCACTCGCCATTGATCCGTATAACGCTTTAGCTCATTGCCGAAAAGGAGAAATCTTCTGGGCAAACGGAAACATCGAAAGGGCTCTCAGCGAATTGCAGATTGCGATCAGCCAACACGATGGCTGCTACGAAGCCCACAACAACCTCGGGGCTGTCCATTATGAAGCGGGAGATTTTCACTCGGCAGTGGAGCGATTTTCCCGAGCACTAGCCTTGTCGCCGGAATACGGCGCAGCCTACGCCAACCGTGGCCGTGCCTACGCCGCATTGGACAATGTCATGAAAGCCGAGGCCGATCTCGTTCGAGCCATCGAAATCATTAGAGCGCCCCGCCATCTTTCGTCCGCCTACTGTTCATTGGGACTTGTCGAATTTCGGATGGAAAAGTTCATCGAGGCGGCTGATGCCTTCGATTGCGCTAAGAGAGCAACTGGCGACATTGAGGCGACATACCTCGTATTCGGTGCTTACGCCAAATTTCAATTGGCGGAATCAGCGGGCGACTTTCGTGAACAGAAGAAGTGGTTGGAATCGGCAATGGAAGATGCAGAAATTGCAAATCGCAGAGGATGCGAGGGAGCCGCCCTTATCCTTGAGCGAATTCGCAATGCTCTAAACCACGTCAATCAACCTCGCATTCATCACCAGGAAGAACCGATGGGCTTTGGGGAGATTAGGTTGATCAGACGAGGCCCGAGGCGGGTATCGCAACCTTACTATGGGAACATCCAGTGCGGGGGGTGTGGCCTGCTCTACTGGTATACTCAACCGTGCTGCCATCGCTGTGGATGCCCAAATCCACATTGCCCCTACTAA